A region from the Nonlabens sp. YIK11 genome encodes:
- a CDS encoding shikimate dehydrogenase family protein, translating into METKQIPRSIFGLIGARLDYSFSRAYFGEKFEKLKLNDHEYRNFELSSEEELVRFRESVLYDQQHQTTNGKNEILRGLNVTIPYKQSMLKIVDHIHEDAAAIGAINTVVIEDNVWTGHNTDAYGFGKSLEPFLPIIGNALILGTGGASKAIAYTLEALQIPYLKVSRNPQDDFTIGYASLNKDLMQQVRLIVNTTPVGTHPNTDQCPAIPYEHLTSDHILYDLVYNPSLTLFMKKGQQHGAKVTNGYQMLVNQAEKSWELWNK; encoded by the coding sequence ATGGAAACAAAGCAAATCCCGCGTAGCATTTTTGGACTTATAGGCGCACGCCTAGACTACAGTTTTTCGAGAGCCTATTTTGGTGAAAAATTCGAAAAGTTGAAGTTAAACGATCATGAGTACCGCAATTTTGAATTGAGCAGTGAGGAAGAATTAGTTCGCTTTCGCGAAAGCGTACTCTACGACCAGCAACATCAAACCACTAACGGCAAAAACGAGATCTTACGAGGCCTCAATGTTACGATTCCCTATAAACAAAGCATGCTCAAGATCGTGGATCATATTCATGAAGATGCGGCTGCCATAGGCGCCATAAATACGGTGGTAATTGAGGATAACGTCTGGACCGGCCATAATACAGATGCCTACGGTTTTGGGAAGTCTTTGGAACCTTTTCTTCCCATCATAGGAAATGCTTTGATACTGGGTACTGGCGGCGCTTCAAAGGCTATCGCCTATACTCTGGAAGCTTTGCAAATCCCGTATCTAAAAGTAAGTAGGAATCCGCAGGATGATTTTACCATAGGCTATGCATCACTCAATAAAGATTTGATGCAACAGGTACGACTCATCGTCAATACCACACCTGTAGGAACACACCCTAATACTGACCAGTGTCCCGCAATTCCCTATGAGCATCTTACCAGCGATCATATACTTTACGATCTGGTCTACAATCCCAGCTTAACGTTATTTATGAAAAAGGGACAACAGCATGGCGCCAAAGTCACCAACGGCTATCAAATGCTGGTAAACCAAGCTGAAAAATCTTGGGAACTCTGGAATAAGTGA
- a CDS encoding CIA30 family protein, whose protein sequence is MNYIKPEVILFGAQNQNITWHTFSDQVVGGLSKGDIIFHEDYLEFKGSLKPTLDRGWAGLRSKKEEHDLSDYKFIEIKIKTDGQPYHFQLEHNPAWQEDKLSVEIDIVANQWKVMHLEMADFKIYNTHKEYISRKPKLEHYLSEIQRYNILASHRKTTDFNFQIEYIRFH, encoded by the coding sequence ATGAATTATATCAAACCTGAAGTCATCTTATTTGGTGCTCAAAACCAAAATATTACTTGGCATACATTTTCAGATCAAGTAGTAGGTGGACTCTCTAAAGGTGACATTATCTTTCATGAGGATTATTTGGAATTTAAAGGATCTTTAAAACCCACGTTAGATCGTGGATGGGCTGGATTGCGCTCAAAAAAAGAAGAGCACGACCTAAGTGACTATAAGTTCATTGAAATCAAAATAAAAACAGATGGTCAACCCTATCACTTTCAGTTAGAGCATAACCCTGCGTGGCAAGAAGATAAATTGAGTGTTGAAATTGATATTGTTGCCAACCAATGGAAGGTGATGCACCTAGAAATGGCTGATTTCAAAATTTACAATACCCATAAAGAATATATAAGCCGTAAACCTAAGTTAGAGCATTACCTGAGCGAGATACAACGGTACAATATTCTAGCAAGTCACAGAAAAACTACCGATTTCAATTTTCAAATTGAATACATCAGGTTTCATTAA
- a CDS encoding DUF368 domain-containing protein: MAFRRNVTVILKGMMMGAADVVPGVSGGTIAFITGIYEELIKTIDNLGIDVIKDFWRIGWKATTVKYNLGFLISLLLGIAISILSLAKIITHLLESYPVLVWAFFFGLVLASILYIGKQIDRWKILTVVAIIVGSIISYYITIAEPLGAPDSWWYLLFSGFIAIIAMILPGVSGAFLLLLLGSYQTVLNSLTDLIEGILDGEWSIAFKSFTNLVLVGIGAIFGIKLFSRVLTWLFENKKNLTLALLTGFMIGSLNKLWPWKEVLSTRINSKGLEVPFLEKSVWPQNYAGDPKILWVGILVIIGFLLILILEQWAVKKPA, translated from the coding sequence ATGGCCTTTAGAAGAAACGTTACCGTAATACTGAAAGGAATGATGATGGGAGCAGCAGACGTGGTCCCTGGAGTATCAGGTGGAACGATTGCTTTTATTACGGGAATCTATGAGGAGTTGATTAAAACCATCGATAATCTAGGAATCGATGTCATTAAAGATTTCTGGAGAATAGGATGGAAAGCCACTACTGTCAAGTATAATCTAGGTTTTCTTATTTCGCTTTTACTTGGAATTGCCATAAGCATTTTAAGTCTTGCCAAAATCATCACCCATCTGCTTGAGAGTTATCCAGTACTGGTCTGGGCTTTTTTCTTTGGGCTGGTACTTGCCAGTATTTTATACATTGGGAAACAGATTGATCGTTGGAAGATTCTTACCGTAGTTGCCATCATAGTGGGAAGCATCATTTCTTATTATATTACCATCGCAGAACCTTTAGGAGCGCCAGACAGCTGGTGGTATTTACTCTTCTCTGGATTTATAGCGATCATCGCTATGATCTTGCCTGGTGTGTCTGGAGCATTTTTACTATTGCTGTTGGGAAGTTATCAAACCGTACTCAACTCATTGACTGATCTGATTGAGGGAATCTTGGATGGCGAGTGGTCCATTGCTTTTAAAAGCTTTACCAATCTTGTTTTGGTTGGCATAGGTGCCATATTCGGCATCAAATTATTCTCAAGAGTTTTGACTTGGTTGTTTGAAAACAAGAAGAACCTTACTCTCGCTTTACTTACAGGCTTTATGATTGGATCACTCAATAAATTATGGCCATGGAAAGAAGTGCTCAGCACCAGGATCAATTCCAAGGGTCTTGAAGTTCCTTTTTTAGAGAAAAGTGTATGGCCTCAAAATTATGCGGGTGATCCAAAAATTTTATGGGTTGGTATTCTTGTAATCATTGGTTTTCTGCTTATTCTTATCTTAGAACAATGGGCAGTTAAAAAACCAGCATAA
- the gap gene encoding type I glyceraldehyde-3-phosphate dehydrogenase yields the protein MSKKLRLGINGFGRIGRIVFRATLERDNVEVVAINDLVDIDQLAYLLEYDSVHGRYGGTIEIKDGNLIIDGVHVRVTAERDPKNLKWDEVDVDVVADCTGIFTDLDTAQAHIDAGAKKVVISAPSKTAPMFVMGVNDDQLTADQTIVSNASCTTNCLAPMAKILNDNFGIKEALMTTIHATTATQTTVDGPSKKDFRSGRSSLVNIIPASTGAAVAVTKVIPSLKGKLTGMAFRVPTVDVSVVDLTVKLEKETSLDEIHAAFEKASKGDMKGVVGYTDEPVVSQDFVSDARTSIYDAGAAIELNPSFYKLVSWYDNEFGYSNKLVDLAEKVHSL from the coding sequence ATGAGTAAGAAATTAAGATTAGGAATCAATGGATTCGGCCGTATAGGACGTATCGTATTTAGAGCGACATTAGAACGTGATAACGTTGAGGTTGTTGCTATTAATGACCTTGTAGACATTGATCAACTTGCATATTTATTGGAATACGATTCTGTTCATGGGCGTTACGGCGGTACCATCGAGATCAAAGATGGAAATCTTATCATTGATGGTGTTCATGTACGTGTAACTGCAGAGCGTGATCCAAAGAACTTAAAGTGGGATGAGGTAGATGTGGATGTAGTAGCTGACTGTACAGGAATATTTACAGATCTTGATACTGCACAAGCTCACATTGATGCTGGTGCCAAAAAAGTAGTGATTTCTGCACCATCTAAAACAGCTCCTATGTTTGTAATGGGTGTTAACGATGATCAATTGACTGCAGATCAAACTATTGTTTCTAACGCCTCTTGTACGACCAACTGTCTTGCACCTATGGCAAAAATCCTTAATGACAATTTTGGAATCAAGGAAGCATTGATGACTACGATACATGCAACCACAGCCACTCAAACTACTGTGGATGGACCTAGCAAGAAAGACTTTAGATCTGGACGTAGTTCCTTAGTAAACATCATTCCAGCTTCCACCGGTGCAGCTGTTGCGGTAACTAAAGTAATTCCTTCATTGAAAGGTAAATTGACTGGTATGGCATTCCGTGTTCCTACCGTTGATGTATCTGTAGTGGACTTAACAGTTAAACTGGAAAAGGAAACCAGTCTTGATGAAATCCACGCTGCTTTTGAAAAAGCATCTAAAGGAGATATGAAAGGTGTAGTAGGTTATACTGATGAGCCTGTAGTGTCTCAAGATTTTGTGAGCGATGCTAGAACAAGTATCTATGACGCTGGAGCAGCTATCGAATTGAACCCTTCTTTCTATAAGTTAGTAAGCTGGTACGATAACGAATTTGGTTACTCCAACAAGTTGGTTGACCTAGCAGAAAAGGTTCACTCCTTATAA
- a CDS encoding BadF/BadG/BcrA/BcrD ATPase family protein has product MILLTDSGSTKCDWIALSDDGEQLFKARTRGMNPAILSVEDLQQRLEESEELVNHRDEVTEVFFYGAGCGTEKPRTALRSLLCSYFTNADVTVKEDTAAAVYAAVGDEPGVVCILGTGSNCCYSDGEILHQRVVSLGYTLMDEASGNWYGKELIRDYYFKNMPENLRVQFAEKYDMSDDHIKYNLYKQPNPNAYLASHAEFIFQHLEERYIKKLLRRGLRKFSRNMILQFHEEIKSCQVHFVGSIAHFAKGRIQQVAEEFDYEVGNIVRRPIDGLVEYHRSKLNS; this is encoded by the coding sequence ATGATTTTATTAACTGACAGTGGATCAACTAAGTGCGACTGGATTGCTTTATCTGACGATGGAGAGCAATTATTCAAAGCTCGCACACGTGGTATGAATCCGGCAATTTTATCTGTTGAGGATTTACAGCAACGTCTTGAAGAAAGTGAAGAACTTGTAAATCACCGTGACGAGGTCACGGAAGTATTTTTCTACGGTGCAGGCTGTGGAACGGAAAAACCTAGAACAGCTCTGAGATCTTTGTTGTGCAGTTATTTCACTAATGCAGATGTTACGGTGAAGGAAGATACAGCGGCAGCTGTTTATGCAGCGGTAGGAGATGAGCCTGGAGTGGTCTGTATCCTAGGTACGGGTTCTAATTGCTGTTATTCTGATGGTGAGATATTACATCAACGAGTGGTTTCATTGGGCTACACACTTATGGATGAAGCTAGTGGTAATTGGTATGGAAAAGAATTGATAAGAGATTATTATTTCAAAAACATGCCAGAAAATCTACGAGTTCAGTTCGCTGAAAAATACGACATGAGCGATGATCATATTAAATACAACCTCTACAAACAGCCTAATCCCAACGCTTACCTCGCCAGTCATGCCGAATTTATTTTTCAGCATTTAGAAGAACGTTACATCAAGAAGTTGTTGAGACGTGGTTTACGCAAGTTTTCAAGGAATATGATATTGCAGTTTCATGAAGAAATAAAATCCTGTCAAGTTCACTTTGTGGGTAGTATAGCCCATTTTGCCAAAGGACGCATCCAACAAGTAGCTGAAGAGTTTGATTATGAAGTAGGTAACATCGTGAGACGTCCCATCGACGGTCTTGTAGAATACCATCGCAGCAAACTTAACAGTTAA
- a CDS encoding sodium:solute symporter family protein — protein MALEFIDFAIIISFFAISLIVGIVVSRQSSKNADSFFLSGRSMPWWLLGVSMVATTFAADTPNLVAGIVRTTGVAGNWEWWAFLLTGMLTVFFYARLWRRSGITTDLEFYEMRYDGKSAAFLRGFRAIYLGVIFNVIIMGTVCLAAIKIGHVMFGFSAGRTLIIASVVTVAYSLLGGLKGVLITDFIQFIIAMVGSIWATVYIIDLPQIGGMQNLITHPNVVDKINLLPDFSNTDLLMGIFIIPIAVQWWSTWYPGAEPGGGGYVAQRMLAAKDEKNATWAVLFFNLAHYALRPWPWIIIGLASLIIYPNLDALATAFPDLGSQFIKNDLSYPAMLTFLPAGLLGLVVTSLVAAFMSTISTHLNWGSSYIVNDFYARFINKKASEKQKIITGRLSIIIMMILAGLLSLVLEEAKDAFDLVIQIGAGSGLLFILRWFWYRINPWSEITAMVVSFFMAIAFFVNARMDAVLFTDIAGYEKICLNVLVTSIAWLTVTFFTRPSSPDTLAAFNKAIFGNESKFHNFQYKTIAFLLGVAGVYSLLFSFGKLLYGELIIGLVLMIVFIACSIGIISMRKRLF, from the coding sequence ATGGCGCTTGAATTCATTGATTTCGCAATCATCATCTCCTTTTTTGCCATTTCACTTATTGTAGGTATCGTCGTTTCCAGACAAAGTTCCAAAAATGCCGATTCCTTTTTCCTTTCTGGACGCAGCATGCCCTGGTGGTTGCTGGGTGTTTCCATGGTGGCCACTACGTTTGCAGCAGATACTCCTAATCTTGTTGCAGGCATTGTAAGAACCACTGGAGTCGCTGGAAACTGGGAATGGTGGGCATTTTTACTTACTGGAATGTTGACGGTTTTTTTCTATGCTCGATTATGGCGCAGGAGCGGTATCACTACAGACCTTGAGTTTTATGAAATGCGTTATGATGGGAAAAGTGCGGCTTTTTTGAGAGGCTTTAGAGCGATCTACTTAGGTGTGATTTTTAATGTGATCATCATGGGAACTGTCTGTCTCGCGGCTATTAAAATAGGACATGTCATGTTTGGTTTTAGCGCTGGGCGTACTCTAATCATTGCGAGTGTCGTGACAGTGGCCTATTCCCTATTGGGTGGTTTGAAGGGTGTATTAATCACAGATTTCATTCAGTTTATCATTGCCATGGTAGGCTCTATATGGGCAACCGTTTACATAATAGATCTACCACAAATAGGTGGCATGCAAAACCTGATCACGCATCCCAACGTAGTCGATAAAATCAACCTTCTACCTGATTTCTCAAATACCGATTTACTTATGGGAATCTTTATCATTCCTATTGCCGTACAATGGTGGAGCACCTGGTATCCAGGAGCAGAGCCTGGTGGTGGTGGTTATGTAGCACAACGTATGCTGGCTGCCAAAGATGAAAAGAACGCTACGTGGGCCGTGTTGTTTTTTAATTTGGCACACTATGCCCTACGTCCATGGCCATGGATTATCATAGGTTTAGCTTCCTTAATTATTTATCCCAATCTGGATGCCTTAGCCACAGCATTTCCAGACCTAGGATCCCAATTCATTAAAAATGACCTGAGTTATCCTGCCATGCTTACCTTTTTACCAGCTGGTTTGTTGGGTCTTGTGGTTACATCGCTGGTTGCGGCGTTCATGAGTACGATTTCTACTCACCTGAATTGGGGATCGAGCTATATCGTGAATGATTTTTACGCTAGGTTCATCAATAAGAAAGCTAGCGAAAAACAAAAAATCATCACTGGTCGCTTATCCATCATTATCATGATGATACTTGCTGGTTTGCTCTCTTTAGTATTGGAAGAGGCAAAAGACGCTTTTGATTTAGTGATACAAATAGGTGCTGGCTCTGGATTACTTTTTATACTTCGCTGGTTCTGGTACCGTATCAATCCATGGTCAGAAATCACGGCGATGGTCGTTTCCTTTTTTATGGCTATTGCATTTTTTGTTAACGCAAGAATGGACGCTGTTCTGTTTACAGATATTGCAGGTTATGAAAAAATCTGTCTAAACGTCCTAGTCACCAGCATTGCCTGGCTAACCGTAACCTTCTTTACCAGACCTAGTAGTCCAGACACTTTAGCAGCGTTCAACAAGGCAATCTTTGGCAACGAATCTAAATTTCACAACTTTCAATATAAAACGATAGCCTTTCTATTAGGAGTTGCTGGTGTCTACAGTTTGCTGTTTTCTTTTGGAAAGCTACTTTATGGAGAGTTGATCATAGGACTTGTACTAATGATTGTTTTCATTGCTTGTTCTATAGGTATCATCAGTATGCGTAAAAGGCTTTTTTAA
- a CDS encoding DUF368 domain-containing protein — MRQPTRNLSDKFFLVLKGIAMGTANKVPGVSGGIVAYVAGFYEEFIYSFQKLNLKALKLLAAGRLRSFMYYINGRFLGLLILGELISYFTVSLGFDVLISYYPILVWAAFFGMILGSIYYLTRSYEDWTSRKVIFLMAGALVGIATSLLDPATQNTNLLFVFFCGMVSISGMTLPGLSGSYLLILFGNYVLLMVDSVNAFLNAVVLTLQGDVSWWYDPMQTELLLILTVFVAGSLAGLISFSHLLGWTFKHYRDETNATIIGFITGSLGVVWPWKREIFKLSETGIALLDNNGNKIVENYQRYWPSITSGHTWLAILMIAVGFAIVYLLDHYGNKANPA; from the coding sequence GTGCGTCAACCTACTCGTAACCTTAGCGATAAATTTTTTCTGGTACTTAAAGGTATCGCCATGGGAACAGCAAATAAAGTTCCCGGTGTTAGTGGTGGTATTGTAGCCTATGTCGCCGGTTTTTATGAAGAGTTCATCTATTCGTTTCAGAAACTAAATCTCAAGGCACTAAAGCTTTTGGCTGCTGGTAGGTTGCGCAGTTTTATGTACTACATCAATGGTAGGTTTCTCGGATTACTGATACTGGGCGAACTCATCAGCTATTTTACCGTTAGTTTAGGCTTTGATGTGCTTATATCTTACTACCCTATTTTGGTCTGGGCAGCATTCTTTGGTATGATTCTAGGTTCCATCTATTATCTCACGCGCAGCTATGAGGACTGGACCAGCAGAAAAGTCATATTTCTAATGGCCGGTGCGCTAGTTGGAATCGCTACGTCCCTACTCGATCCAGCTACCCAAAACACCAATCTATTATTTGTATTCTTTTGCGGGATGGTTAGCATCTCAGGAATGACGCTACCTGGTTTGAGTGGTAGCTATTTGTTGATTCTATTTGGCAATTACGTCTTGTTAATGGTCGATAGTGTGAATGCCTTTCTAAACGCGGTGGTATTGACCTTGCAAGGAGACGTTAGTTGGTGGTATGATCCCATGCAAACAGAGCTGCTGCTTATACTTACCGTTTTTGTCGCAGGCTCTTTGGCTGGTTTGATCAGTTTTTCACACTTGTTGGGCTGGACATTCAAACATTATAGAGACGAGACCAATGCCACCATCATAGGTTTCATAACCGGATCACTGGGCGTGGTCTGGCCGTGGAAACGTGAGATTTTTAAGCTTAGCGAGACAGGAATCGCATTATTGGACAACAACGGCAATAAGATCGTGGAAAATTACCAGCGATACTGGCCATCGATTACCAGCGGTCACACGTGGCTTGCCATACTTATGATTGCCGTTGGTTTTGCCATCGTATATTTACTGGATCATTATGGAAACAAAGCAAATCCCGCGTAG
- a CDS encoding DUF349 domain-containing protein yields MDTNDNLPKNADGKTKKPTNEQLEDNTHEEAIIKESETTRTEEHIEVEKESDEKVKEGTNRQTPKENEEDDAHEEAIIEEKKKVETTVDTFVDADDEDDEDDDDSDDPTSQNKSPDQKDYSVMSIALLTKELRNLMQEYPINKIKEPVKQLEKAFEQKDKEIQAEQKEAFEKGQQELPEEERTADFHYDNKESKEFKDLHALYRKQRGEFQREVRKQKEQNLEKRRAIIEGIKNLIDEEENIGTTFKKFNQLQDEWKNTGSIPHDAYNIIWEDYRLHVQNFYDYISLSKELRDKDFERNLEFHKKIIARAQELADEPDVHKALRELQELHRMWKEDTGPVAKEMRDPIWEEFKAASDVIHDRRQAYYEERDKQAATNQTIKENIIAELHKIVERGGDSHKAWQDSLQEVNALRELFTSTGGAPKKVNNELWNQFRNVTREFNKVKNDYYKGLKKEQQDNLDKKMELVKIAEEHAEAGNFHESLDTMKRIQAEWKTIGHVPRKDSDKIWKRFQKACNSFFDQKNAQRKAESKEEVANYEAKLKVYDKIKELLPQDDQEAMKAQVEALMEEWSAIARVPHSKRQLQDKFEKLVKAKFIAAGMTAVDAEMLKYNNKLDSLKEGDERDFKNERFYLRKRRDEIQDEMRQLENNLQFINAKDDKNPFLVQQRKNIAALQKELDVIKEKQKQLNILQRQLERENEDETEEDSGTENED; encoded by the coding sequence ATGGACACGAACGATAACCTGCCCAAAAACGCAGACGGAAAAACCAAAAAACCTACTAACGAGCAGTTAGAGGACAACACGCACGAGGAAGCGATCATCAAAGAATCTGAAACTACCAGAACCGAGGAACACATCGAGGTAGAAAAAGAATCTGATGAAAAAGTGAAAGAAGGAACCAACCGTCAAACTCCAAAAGAAAATGAGGAAGATGACGCCCATGAAGAAGCCATCATTGAAGAAAAGAAAAAAGTAGAAACCACGGTAGACACTTTTGTCGATGCAGATGACGAAGATGATGAGGATGATGATGACAGCGATGACCCGACATCCCAAAACAAATCTCCAGATCAAAAGGATTACAGTGTCATGTCTATTGCGCTTTTAACAAAGGAGTTGCGCAATTTGATGCAGGAGTATCCCATCAATAAGATCAAAGAACCGGTAAAACAACTGGAAAAAGCCTTTGAACAAAAGGATAAGGAAATTCAAGCCGAACAGAAGGAAGCTTTTGAAAAAGGCCAACAAGAATTACCTGAAGAAGAGCGCACGGCAGACTTTCATTATGACAATAAGGAAAGTAAGGAATTCAAAGACCTTCATGCTCTTTATCGCAAACAACGTGGAGAATTCCAACGTGAGGTAAGAAAACAAAAGGAACAAAATCTTGAAAAGAGACGTGCCATCATTGAAGGCATCAAAAACCTTATTGACGAAGAAGAAAACATAGGTACGACTTTCAAGAAATTCAACCAGCTACAGGACGAGTGGAAGAATACGGGAAGCATACCGCACGATGCCTATAATATCATTTGGGAAGATTACCGCCTGCATGTCCAGAATTTCTATGATTACATCTCCCTAAGTAAGGAACTAAGAGATAAGGATTTTGAACGCAATCTTGAATTTCATAAAAAGATTATCGCTAGAGCCCAAGAGCTCGCTGATGAGCCAGATGTTCACAAAGCACTACGGGAATTGCAAGAACTACACCGTATGTGGAAGGAAGACACTGGTCCTGTTGCAAAGGAAATGAGAGATCCTATCTGGGAAGAGTTCAAAGCAGCATCAGATGTGATTCATGATCGCAGACAAGCGTATTATGAAGAACGCGACAAGCAAGCTGCCACCAATCAAACCATTAAGGAGAATATCATTGCAGAGCTTCATAAAATAGTTGAGCGCGGCGGCGATAGTCATAAAGCGTGGCAAGACAGTTTACAGGAAGTTAATGCCTTACGTGAGCTTTTTACATCCACCGGTGGTGCGCCTAAAAAAGTTAATAATGAGCTTTGGAATCAATTCCGCAATGTGACGCGTGAATTTAACAAGGTGAAAAATGATTATTACAAAGGCTTGAAAAAAGAGCAACAGGATAATCTTGACAAGAAAATGGAACTGGTCAAGATTGCCGAAGAGCATGCAGAGGCTGGTAATTTTCATGAATCACTGGATACCATGAAGCGCATTCAAGCAGAATGGAAAACTATTGGCCACGTACCTCGCAAAGACAGTGATAAAATCTGGAAACGATTCCAAAAAGCTTGTAATTCGTTTTTTGATCAGAAAAACGCTCAGCGCAAAGCCGAAAGCAAAGAAGAAGTGGCAAATTATGAGGCGAAGTTGAAGGTCTATGATAAGATCAAAGAACTTTTGCCACAAGATGATCAGGAAGCCATGAAGGCCCAGGTAGAGGCTTTAATGGAAGAATGGTCTGCCATAGCTAGAGTACCGCATTCTAAGCGCCAATTGCAAGACAAATTTGAGAAGCTTGTAAAAGCTAAATTCATTGCTGCTGGTATGACCGCCGTGGATGCAGAGATGCTGAAGTACAATAACAAGTTGGACAGCCTAAAAGAAGGTGATGAACGTGACTTCAAAAACGAACGTTTCTACTTAAGAAAACGTCGAGATGAGATTCAAGATGAAATGCGACAGCTAGAAAATAATCTGCAATTCATTAATGCCAAAGATGATAAGAATCCATTTCTCGTGCAGCAGCGTAAGAACATTGCCGCACTACAGAAAGAATTGGATGTGATTAAAGAAAAACAAAAGCAGTTGAATATTCTACAACGACAGTTAGAACGTGAGAATGAAGATGAAACAGAGGAAGATTCTGGTACTGAAAATGAGGATTAG
- the pfkA gene encoding 6-phosphofructokinase: MTKNIRKIGVMTSGGDSPGMNAAIRSVVRTCAFHKLECIGIYRGYQGLIEGDFKPMDARSVNNIINKGGTILKSARSKEFRTREGRDIAFAKAKKQGLDALVVIGGDGSFTGAMIFSEENDFPVMGIPGTIDNDIYGTSSTLGYDTALNTVVDAIDKIRDTASSHNRLFFVEVMGRDVGNIALNAGVGAGAEEILIPEENLGRDRLLESLKRSRASGKSSSIVVVAEGVETGENVFALKDYVEQNLPEYEVRVSVLGHMQRGGSPSCWDRVLASRMGVKAVESLMDGNFNNMVGIQDTKIVLCPLEKAVKGKTDIDKELIRVSDIMTT; this comes from the coding sequence ATGACAAAAAACATTCGTAAGATAGGAGTGATGACTTCGGGTGGAGACTCACCTGGGATGAATGCGGCCATTCGCTCCGTCGTTCGTACCTGTGCTTTTCACAAACTGGAATGTATAGGAATATATCGCGGTTATCAAGGTCTTATTGAAGGAGACTTCAAACCTATGGATGCGCGTAGCGTGAATAATATCATTAATAAAGGTGGTACGATCTTAAAAAGTGCACGATCTAAAGAGTTTAGGACTAGAGAAGGTCGTGATATCGCTTTCGCGAAAGCGAAAAAACAAGGTCTTGATGCACTGGTAGTCATAGGTGGTGACGGTAGCTTTACGGGAGCCATGATTTTTTCTGAGGAAAATGATTTCCCTGTGATGGGTATTCCAGGAACGATTGACAATGACATTTATGGTACATCATCAACCTTGGGTTATGACACCGCTTTAAATACCGTGGTAGATGCGATCGATAAGATACGAGACACGGCAAGTTCCCATAACCGTCTCTTTTTTGTAGAAGTTATGGGTCGCGATGTAGGAAACATTGCGCTAAATGCTGGTGTTGGAGCAGGAGCAGAAGAAATTCTTATTCCAGAAGAAAATCTGGGTAGAGATCGTTTGCTAGAAAGCTTGAAACGTAGCCGCGCATCAGGAAAATCATCAAGTATTGTGGTGGTTGCTGAAGGTGTGGAGACTGGAGAGAATGTCTTTGCATTAAAGGACTATGTGGAACAGAATCTTCCAGAATACGAAGTACGTGTATCGGTTTTAGGACACATGCAGCGAGGTGGTTCGCCTTCTTGTTGGGATCGTGTACTTGCCAGCCGTATGGGCGTCAAAGCCGTTGAAAGTTTGATGGATGGCAATTTCAACAACATGGTTGGGATTCAGGATACTAAAATTGTTTTGTGCCCGCTAGAAAAGGCTGTAAAAGGTAAAACGGATATCGATAAGGAACTCATTAGAGTGAGTGATATCATGACGACATAA